A window of the Roseburia sp. 831b genome harbors these coding sequences:
- a CDS encoding O-antigen ligase family protein: METYKSKILQLFHGFDKEKLSKAGKKVTQIFSWIQDKAVFFYTILILCVLPLYTKQGYFALTLAKFQFMEHATLLFGGIFLVCNLTCNVINRKKIFFAKWNGMDCLALLFLLAGGISVRFSEYGMEAFTGECGRRNGLLIYLIYALAIFLIVENGKLYRWSLYAMELAAIFICGIGILNHFGADPLHFFWDLVEEQQTYFSSTIGHIDVFGVYAGMMFAFAATGFLMAKKWQEKTLHIITSVVTMCAVLTNSADGAFLGVIVFFLFGWILIQNVRMFLEYDGLLVAFFAMSLMMRVLQKQIGGAKPVDGVSQIMLEGKIAGIGLAVTLGAALLVVLGAILYGMGTRQRQSPKREDRKQKRAQLKRVLRIGKRILEVLLALVLLLIVMMFVVVNSNKGAIHASSLLEKLHITREWGNYRGYIWLKTVDYYNGLPLFQKLFGTGPDTTYQIYQQICTESFLTDYGSYFDNAHNEYLQLLLTHGIIGLGAYVGWIFLSIRKCMQKGKEDAEFTAIAFAIFAYMTMALVGIQMITCMGIVVVLLGFGRCESTLETGGSNSWQIRLAKKRKKSRITS; this comes from the coding sequence ATGGAAACTTACAAAAGTAAAATACTTCAACTTTTCCACGGATTTGACAAGGAAAAGTTAAGTAAGGCAGGGAAAAAGGTGACGCAGATTTTTTCCTGGATACAGGATAAGGCAGTTTTCTTTTATACAATCTTAATCTTGTGTGTGCTGCCACTATACACAAAGCAGGGCTATTTTGCACTGACGCTGGCAAAATTCCAGTTTATGGAGCATGCGACCTTATTATTTGGTGGCATCTTTTTGGTATGCAATCTGACGTGTAATGTGATAAACCGGAAAAAGATATTTTTTGCAAAGTGGAATGGTATGGATTGCCTGGCACTTTTGTTTCTACTTGCCGGGGGAATCAGCGTGCGGTTTTCAGAGTATGGAATGGAAGCTTTTACCGGGGAGTGCGGAAGAAGAAACGGACTTTTGATTTATTTAATTTATGCACTCGCCATATTTCTGATTGTGGAGAATGGAAAGTTATACCGCTGGAGCCTGTATGCGATGGAGCTTGCCGCTATTTTTATCTGTGGAATCGGCATCTTGAATCATTTTGGCGCGGACCCACTTCATTTTTTCTGGGATCTTGTGGAAGAGCAGCAGACCTATTTTTCTTCCACGATTGGGCATATTGACGTGTTTGGCGTCTATGCAGGGATGATGTTTGCATTTGCAGCGACTGGTTTTCTTATGGCAAAAAAATGGCAGGAGAAAACGCTACATATAATTACAAGTGTAGTTACAATGTGCGCGGTATTAACCAACAGTGCGGACGGGGCATTTCTTGGAGTGATTGTCTTTTTCCTGTTTGGCTGGATTCTGATTCAAAATGTCAGAATGTTTTTGGAATATGATGGATTGCTGGTTGCTTTTTTTGCAATGTCGCTTATGATGCGGGTCTTGCAAAAGCAAATCGGCGGGGCAAAACCAGTGGATGGAGTCAGCCAAATAATGCTGGAGGGCAAAATTGCAGGAATTGGGCTTGCGGTAACACTGGGAGCAGCACTTTTGGTTGTGCTTGGAGCAATCTTATATGGAATGGGAACCAGACAAAGACAGAGTCCAAAAAGAGAGGACAGAAAACAAAAACGTGCGCAGTTAAAAAGAGTGTTGCGGATTGGAAAGCGGATTTTAGAAGTACTGCTTGCACTCGTGTTATTACTTATTGTAATGATGTTTGTAGTTGTAAATAGCAATAAAGGCGCAATTCATGCATCCTCCCTTTTGGAAAAACTTCACATTACCCGGGAGTGGGGAAATTACAGAGGTTATATCTGGCTAAAAACGGTGGATTATTATAATGGACTGCCACTTTTCCAGAAGCTGTTTGGAACGGGACCGGATACCACATATCAGATTTATCAGCAGATTTGTACGGAAAGCTTTTTGACGGATTACGGCTCTTATTTTGACAATGCACACAATGAATATCTGCAGCTGCTTTTGACACATGGAATCATTGGACTGGGTGCGTATGTTGGCTGGATTTTTCTTTCTATTAGAAAATGCATGCAAAAAGGAAAAGAGGATGCGGAATTTACCGCAATTGCGTTTGCAATTTTCGCTTATATGACAATGGCATTGGTTGGAATCCAGATGATTACCTGTATGGGAATCGTGGTTGTGTTACTTGGATTCGGACGATGTGAAAGTACGTTGGAGACAGGAGGCAGTAACTCATGGCAAATAAGATTAGCAAAAAAAAGAAAAAAGAGCAGGATAACATCATAA
- a CDS encoding S8 family serine peptidase: MKNHNWKKGLASLFLILCMTVQMTSTAFASTTGQTDTEEPVLEKVDDDMSDTAVSAEEATEPETEYEDEDEVRVMIVMDEDAVVDKGYSTSDLADNSKAMAYSDKVEKEQNQVVDQISEEALDGEELDVRYNFTILTNAVAATVKYGDIESIKEVEGVSNVYITPKYDVMETANPNTITAGTMIGSYHTWEAGYTGAGQRIAVIDTGIDADHPSFDGAAFDYALAETAKEEGTTVDAYQLLNKDEIAQVLPKLNATSMYSGLTADDLFLSDKIAYAFNYVDENLDVTHDNDTQGDHGTHVSGIACANRYVPTADGYAAQESGVVGVAPEAQLITMKVFGTKGGAYTDDYMAAIEDAILLKADAINLSLGSSSAGNSTDSEAYVNEIFDKLQGSDTVVSISAGNSGRWSDDSYYGGNLASDVNLDTVGSPGSYTNAFTVASAVNSGYTGHSAKFDGAYDSYYDDGSSASNKAFTTLDTSSDASGTEYDYVLLTGYGEESDYANVDVKGKIVLVSRGTISFSDKHMNAEKAGAIGVLIYNNTSGTIGMSLSGSTATIPCASITQADAQTIAKGASYDESTKAYTGKVLVSAKVTTNYNAADGYLMSDFSSVGVPDSLALKPEITAPGGNIYSTLDDGQYGLMSGTSMAAPSVAGMSALMAQYIKENNLATKTGLSVRTLSQSLLMSTAIPLTESDGEEYSPRSQGAGLANVEKATTSPVYILVGDKEGNDGKVKAELGDDPDRTGVYNFSFSMYNLSDETQYYTADSSIMTEELLEDAFIGGTSHKLNPTVTISSKEQNYLYDLNKDGKVDEKDAKALLAHVNGKTLSVVSFYQDAFDFNGDGTVNTADVYHFLKEVKADKPSVDFSQKVIAVKDRTDVTVKVTLSAEDKAYLENSFENGMYVDGFIYMKGKVDLSVPMLAFYGNWGDSSMYEPYDFLEAANNGETEATYTQVEKTNYLTYTYAGSNKKYYYTSNMFSTTGDAAYIADRNAFSSESGDSIASAYYTLIRNAARVVATVSNAETGEVYLTKESGEGTAAFYYANESSWQNTLASTALDWKGTDAAGKPLAEGTKVNITVTAVPSYYDGVALEDLTGKGLSYTVPMTIDNTAPKVEKVENSDDGKMAFTVSDNRYVATVKLYKSDKKTVCGSYDMNQEKIGAKTTVSIDVPSGVFYAKVYDYAGNYTTYRINNSGNEDTNQADSITLDQTTLSMLKGGTAQLTATVGPEYVLDDSVTWSSSNEAVATVDANGVVTANGDGTAVITATTVANGADGTPLKAECNVTVETLSVGLNGIVWDEEGAVYWSSFNSSDTSSYNKISEEQSYKYMSAAQVGDKLFAATYDTSQKSDIYMIDPANGYSATKLNNTQWCTDMAYSSSTGLLYATYGPYVQVIDAASGESLGNLNFASKLGEEYLVGVAYAGTTQYDETHLMDIFYAVSDAGNLYQFAYVVGLEPIFVKVGNTGVSTNGNWYYNSLYYDSEADYLFWAMYDGSKKTTLYAIKDISNGDDQDDTVLTYELGKFPDGVWPVAGLYQWNQTSQTSVTESVLGKMTNTSLEQGTLVDSVPALDRPVQGK, from the coding sequence ATGAAAAATCATAACTGGAAAAAGGGATTGGCATCTCTGTTTCTGATTCTGTGTATGACGGTGCAAATGACAAGTACAGCATTTGCCAGCACCACAGGTCAGACAGATACAGAGGAACCTGTCTTGGAAAAAGTGGATGACGATATGTCAGACACAGCGGTTTCGGCGGAAGAAGCAACAGAGCCGGAGACCGAATATGAGGATGAAGATGAAGTCAGAGTTATGATTGTCATGGATGAGGATGCAGTGGTAGATAAGGGTTATTCTACATCAGATCTTGCAGACAATTCCAAGGCAATGGCATATTCTGACAAAGTGGAAAAAGAACAGAATCAGGTAGTAGACCAGATTTCAGAAGAAGCCTTAGATGGTGAAGAATTAGATGTTCGTTACAATTTTACCATTTTGACCAATGCGGTTGCTGCAACCGTAAAATATGGTGATATTGAGAGCATCAAGGAGGTAGAAGGGGTTTCGAATGTTTACATTACACCAAAATATGATGTGATGGAGACTGCAAATCCAAATACCATTACAGCAGGCACCATGATTGGAAGCTACCATACATGGGAAGCTGGATATACAGGAGCAGGTCAGAGAATCGCAGTTATCGATACCGGTATCGATGCTGATCATCCATCGTTCGACGGCGCTGCATTCGATTATGCGTTAGCAGAGACAGCAAAAGAAGAGGGAACAACCGTCGACGCATATCAGTTGTTAAATAAAGATGAGATCGCACAGGTTCTTCCAAAGTTAAATGCCACGTCTATGTATAGCGGCTTAACAGCGGATGATCTTTTTTTGAGTGATAAGATTGCATATGCATTTAACTATGTAGATGAGAATCTCGATGTTACACACGACAATGATACACAGGGGGATCATGGTACACATGTATCCGGTATTGCCTGCGCAAACCGTTATGTTCCAACAGCAGACGGATATGCCGCACAGGAATCAGGTGTTGTCGGTGTTGCACCGGAAGCACAGTTGATTACCATGAAAGTATTTGGTACAAAAGGTGGCGCTTATACCGATGATTATATGGCTGCCATTGAGGATGCCATTCTTTTAAAAGCAGATGCCATCAACTTAAGTCTCGGTTCTTCGAGCGCCGGTAACTCCACAGACAGTGAAGCCTATGTCAATGAGATTTTTGATAAATTGCAGGGGTCTGATACCGTAGTAAGCATTTCTGCCGGTAACTCCGGAAGATGGTCAGACGACAGCTATTATGGCGGTAACTTAGCAAGTGATGTCAATCTTGACACCGTAGGTTCCCCTGGTTCCTATACCAATGCATTTACCGTTGCAAGTGCTGTAAACTCAGGTTATACCGGACACAGTGCAAAATTTGACGGTGCATATGATTCTTATTATGATGATGGCTCTAGCGCATCAAACAAAGCATTTACAACATTGGATACTTCGTCGGATGCGAGTGGAACAGAGTATGATTATGTGCTGCTCACAGGTTATGGTGAGGAATCAGACTATGCAAACGTTGATGTAAAAGGAAAAATTGTGCTTGTCAGCCGAGGTACCATCAGTTTTTCGGATAAACATATGAATGCAGAGAAAGCAGGTGCAATCGGCGTACTTATCTATAATAATACATCAGGCACCATCGGCATGAGCCTTTCCGGCTCTACGGCGACAATTCCTTGCGCATCCATTACACAGGCAGATGCACAGACAATTGCGAAAGGTGCATCTTACGATGAGAGCACAAAGGCATACACCGGAAAAGTTTTAGTATCAGCAAAAGTAACGACAAACTATAATGCAGCAGATGGATATTTGATGAGTGATTTCTCATCCGTCGGAGTTCCGGACAGCCTTGCATTAAAACCGGAAATTACGGCACCGGGTGGAAATATTTACTCTACTTTAGATGATGGACAGTATGGATTGATGAGTGGTACTTCCATGGCAGCACCAAGTGTAGCCGGTATGAGTGCATTGATGGCACAGTACATCAAGGAGAACAATCTTGCCACAAAAACAGGTCTTAGTGTGCGTACCTTATCACAGTCTCTGTTGATGAGTACCGCAATTCCTCTGACGGAATCCGATGGAGAAGAATATTCCCCAAGAAGTCAGGGTGCAGGACTTGCAAATGTAGAAAAGGCTACGACATCTCCAGTTTACATTCTGGTAGGAGACAAAGAAGGAAATGACGGAAAAGTAAAAGCTGAATTAGGGGATGACCCGGATAGAACTGGTGTTTACAATTTCTCGTTCAGTATGTATAACTTATCCGACGAGACACAGTACTACACAGCGGATAGTTCTATTATGACGGAAGAACTTTTAGAGGATGCATTTATTGGAGGAACTTCCCATAAACTGAATCCGACTGTAACAATCAGTTCCAAAGAACAGAACTATTTATATGATTTAAACAAAGATGGAAAAGTGGATGAAAAAGATGCGAAAGCACTGTTAGCACACGTCAACGGAAAGACACTTTCCGTGGTATCTTTTTATCAGGATGCATTTGACTTCAATGGAGATGGTACAGTCAATACAGCGGATGTTTACCATTTCTTAAAAGAAGTAAAAGCAGATAAGCCATCTGTAGATTTTAGCCAGAAAGTAATTGCGGTAAAAGACCGCACGGATGTAACAGTAAAAGTTACATTATCAGCAGAAGATAAGGCATACTTGGAAAACAGCTTTGAAAATGGTATGTATGTTGATGGATTTATCTATATGAAAGGCAAGGTAGACCTTTCTGTTCCAATGCTTGCATTCTATGGAAACTGGGGTGACTCTTCCATGTATGAGCCATACGATTTCCTAGAGGCAGCAAATAATGGAGAGACAGAAGCAACTTATACACAGGTGGAAAAGACAAATTATCTGACTTACACCTATGCAGGAAGCAATAAAAAGTATTACTATACCTCAAATATGTTCTCAACAACAGGAGATGCGGCATATATCGCAGACCGCAATGCATTCTCTTCTGAATCAGGAGACAGCATTGCAAGTGCTTACTATACGTTAATCCGTAATGCAGCACGTGTGGTTGCAACTGTTTCAAATGCAGAGACAGGGGAAGTATATCTGACCAAAGAGAGTGGTGAAGGTACAGCAGCATTCTACTATGCAAATGAGTCGAGCTGGCAAAATACGCTTGCAAGCACAGCTCTTGACTGGAAGGGAACAGACGCAGCTGGAAAACCACTTGCGGAAGGAACAAAAGTAAATATTACGGTAACCGCAGTTCCATCTTATTACGACGGTGTTGCATTAGAGGATTTAACCGGAAAAGGATTAAGTTATACCGTTCCGATGACAATTGATAACACAGCACCTAAGGTTGAAAAGGTGGAGAATAGCGATGATGGAAAGATGGCATTTACCGTTTCCGATAACCGCTATGTAGCAACGGTAAAACTTTATAAGAGTGATAAAAAGACAGTATGTGGCTCTTACGATATGAACCAGGAAAAAATCGGTGCAAAGACAACTGTGTCCATCGATGTTCCAAGCGGTGTATTCTATGCAAAAGTATATGATTATGCAGGAAACTACACAACCTATCGTATCAACAACAGTGGAAATGAAGATACGAATCAGGCAGATAGTATTACCTTAGATCAGACCACACTTAGTATGCTAAAAGGTGGCACAGCGCAGCTGACAGCAACCGTTGGACCAGAATACGTTTTAGATGATTCTGTAACCTGGAGTTCTTCGAACGAAGCAGTTGCAACGGTAGATGCAAATGGTGTTGTGACAGCAAACGGTGATGGAACAGCAGTGATTACAGCAACAACAGTGGCAAACGGTGCAGATGGAACACCATTGAAGGCAGAGTGTAATGTGACGGTAGAAACGTTATCCGTTGGGTTAAACGGTATTGTCTGGGATGAAGAGGGCGCTGTATACTGGTCTTCTTTCAACAGTTCTGATACTTCATCTTACAACAAGATTTCAGAAGAGCAGAGCTACAAATATATGTCAGCTGCACAGGTTGGCGATAAGTTATTTGCAGCAACGTATGATACTTCACAGAAGTCTGACATTTATATGATTGATCCTGCAAATGGATACAGTGCAACAAAGTTGAATAATACACAGTGGTGTACCGACATGGCATACAGTTCATCCACAGGTCTTCTTTATGCGACCTATGGACCATATGTTCAGGTGATTGACGCAGCATCAGGTGAAAGCCTTGGCAATTTGAACTTTGCTTCCAAACTTGGCGAGGAATATCTTGTCGGCGTTGCGTATGCAGGTACAACACAGTATGATGAGACACATCTGATGGATATCTTTTATGCAGTATCGGATGCGGGTAATTTATACCAGTTTGCATATGTAGTTGGTTTAGAACCCATTTTTGTAAAAGTAGGAAATACCGGTGTCAGCACCAATGGCAATTGGTATTACAATTCCCTTTACTATGATTCAGAGGCAGATTATCTGTTCTGGGCAATGTATGATGGAAGTAAAAAAACAACCTTGTATGCAATTAAGGATATTTCTAATGGAGACGATCAGGATGATACCGTTCTCACCTACGAGTTAGGAAAATTCCCGGATGGTGTATGGCCGGTTGCCGGATTGTATCAGTGGAATCAGACGAGCCAGACTTCCGTGACAGAGAGTGTTCTTGGAAAAATGACAAATACAAGTCTGGAACAGGGAACTCTCGTAGACAGTGTACCGGCATTGGATCGTCCGGTTCAGGGAAAATAG
- a CDS encoding O-antigen ligase family protein: MSDKRKRAGTILFLILMGIYPFVMTNGYYNVTATKYCLFAVTTICISFYVILSGYSGRVVQEKGFHPRKANEIWKSFSATDKWMIVFLTSVVVSFLFAKKKNVAFTGSTDGHIGLYFMFLLLLLYVVAKKEIVLSKKLFFWMTLAADVVILFAMIQFLGADSFGILTNLKTDKINNYLSTFGNTGVYGQYLTLVVPVAIYNYCRPMQGKQNEKLPGFLEKVFYGISCGIGTIGVLISNTDATYLGFAVAAGLLLLLMIKEKASCLRFLESLAVEGVTALLFGRIYAACHSARPVSSMGRYAMNVKLCLFFIGVIVCLWLICRFLLQSEKCYRVLHVFAAVVTVVVVVTILGAFVYFSAIDRTTNIGRLDGYFRFSKEWGTQRGYVWTWLFQIFLDAPLFQKLFGAGQGSVVLELFTYHAKEMIYDLEYYFDNAHNVYLHYLTTIGIFGCVSYLGVLISAVAKGIKREMSDAKKALLIPVVAYAIQDIFSILQPITLPLFFLYLAILAGCKEEKKVS, translated from the coding sequence ATGAGTGACAAAAGAAAACGGGCTGGTACGATTTTATTTTTGATATTAATGGGGATTTATCCCTTCGTGATGACAAACGGATATTATAATGTGACGGCGACAAAATATTGTTTGTTTGCGGTTACTACAATCTGTATTTCGTTTTATGTCATATTAAGCGGCTATTCCGGGCGTGTAGTGCAAGAAAAGGGCTTTCATCCAAGAAAAGCAAACGAAATCTGGAAAAGTTTTAGTGCGACAGATAAATGGATGATTGTTTTCCTTACATCCGTAGTTGTATCATTTTTATTTGCAAAAAAGAAAAACGTGGCATTTACCGGCAGTACAGACGGGCATATTGGTCTTTATTTTATGTTCCTTTTGCTCTTACTTTATGTGGTAGCAAAAAAAGAGATTGTACTGTCCAAAAAACTGTTCTTTTGGATGACGCTTGCGGCAGATGTTGTAATTCTTTTTGCAATGATACAGTTTTTGGGCGCAGATTCGTTTGGAATACTGACAAATTTAAAGACGGATAAAATTAACAATTACCTCTCGACGTTTGGCAACACGGGGGTATATGGACAATATTTAACGCTGGTGGTTCCGGTTGCAATTTACAATTATTGCAGACCAATGCAAGGAAAACAGAACGAAAAACTGCCTGGCTTCCTGGAAAAAGTATTTTACGGTATCAGCTGTGGAATTGGAACGATTGGTGTTTTAATCTCAAATACGGATGCAACCTATTTGGGATTTGCTGTGGCAGCAGGCCTTCTTTTGCTTTTGATGATAAAAGAAAAGGCGTCGTGTCTTAGGTTCTTAGAGAGCTTAGCAGTGGAAGGCGTCACAGCACTTCTTTTTGGCAGAATTTATGCTGCGTGTCATAGCGCAAGACCGGTTTCAAGTATGGGAAGATATGCAATGAATGTAAAATTATGTCTCTTTTTCATAGGAGTGATTGTATGCCTGTGGCTGATATGCCGTTTCCTTTTACAATCGGAAAAATGTTACCGGGTACTACATGTGTTTGCAGCTGTTGTGACAGTTGTTGTGGTCGTTACAATTCTTGGTGCATTTGTTTATTTTTCTGCGATTGACAGAACTACAAATATAGGTAGATTGGACGGATATTTCCGTTTCAGTAAGGAGTGGGGAACGCAAAGAGGATATGTATGGACCTGGCTTTTCCAGATTTTTCTGGATGCCCCGCTTTTTCAGAAGTTATTCGGTGCCGGACAGGGAAGTGTGGTCCTGGAACTGTTTACCTATCATGCAAAAGAAATGATATATGATTTGGAATACTATTTTGACAATGCACACAATGTGTACCTTCACTATCTGACGACAATCGGAATTTTTGGCTGTGTTTCCTACCTTGGTGTTTTGATTTCTGCCGTAGCAAAGGGAATAAAGCGCGAGATGTCAGATGCAAAAAAGGCATTGTTGATACCGGTTGTCGCATATGCTATACAGGATATTTTCAGTATTTTACAACCGATTACATTGCCACTCTTTTTCCTCTATCTTGCAATTTTAGCAGGATGCAAGGAGGAAAAGAAAGTATCATAA
- a CDS encoding IS91 family transposase, whose protein sequence is MNILQSIFTDYYEHIIYQLHPRPAVIENVNKMIHCGDSSHGGAMYGCPHCGNLKFVPFRCKSRFCPSCGNKYNQLRSFQMSCKLVSCVHRHCVFTIPEELRIYFLKDRSLLNCLFHSVRDVVLRMFSKMNKTENFTPGFICVLHTFGRDLKWNPHIHALISEGGAGNITPWRPVKHFDYNFLRNAFRKVLLEQLSFRIGPTFRKVKNEMYTKHSNGFYVRAKPNLCTPDITIKYISRYLGRPVIATSRIDYYDGENVTFHYTRHEDNKTVTETIPALNFIQKLIVHIPEKHFKMLRYYGIYAKHHKQEKNLRKCISAEKQHFLRSIQDWRHSILLSFGYDPLCCSECGTSMLVLEVYHKKTALFEQYRKVMGYG, encoded by the coding sequence ATGAATATATTACAATCCATCTTTACCGATTATTATGAACACATCATTTACCAACTCCATCCTCGTCCTGCTGTCATTGAAAATGTCAACAAGATGATTCATTGTGGTGACTCTTCTCACGGTGGTGCCATGTATGGCTGTCCTCACTGCGGAAATCTTAAATTTGTTCCCTTTCGCTGTAAAAGCCGTTTTTGCCCTTCCTGTGGAAACAAATACAACCAGCTTCGTTCTTTTCAGATGTCCTGCAAGCTCGTTTCCTGTGTTCACCGCCATTGTGTTTTCACCATCCCAGAGGAACTCCGCATTTATTTTCTCAAAGACAGGTCTCTCTTAAATTGCTTATTTCATTCTGTCCGTGACGTTGTCCTTCGTATGTTTTCCAAAATGAATAAAACTGAAAACTTTACTCCCGGATTTATCTGTGTTCTTCACACCTTTGGGCGTGACTTAAAATGGAATCCCCATATCCATGCCCTCATCTCTGAAGGCGGTGCTGGCAACATCACTCCCTGGCGTCCTGTCAAACACTTTGATTACAACTTTCTTCGTAATGCCTTCCGCAAAGTGCTGCTTGAACAGCTCTCCTTCCGTATTGGTCCCACCTTTCGTAAAGTTAAAAATGAAATGTACACAAAACACTCCAATGGTTTTTATGTTCGTGCAAAGCCAAATCTCTGCACTCCTGATATTACCATTAAATACATCAGCCGATACCTCGGCAGGCCTGTTATCGCCACATCACGTATTGATTATTATGACGGCGAAAATGTAACCTTTCATTACACCAGACACGAAGACAACAAAACAGTTACTGAAACCATCCCTGCTTTGAACTTCATCCAAAAACTAATTGTACACATCCCCGAAAAACATTTCAAAATGCTTCGCTACTATGGGATATATGCCAAACATCATAAACAGGAAAAGAATCTCCGTAAATGTATTTCTGCTGAAAAACAACATTTCCTGCGTTCTATCCAGGACTGGCGGCACTCCATTCTTCTCTCTTTCGGATACGACCCTCTCTGCTGTTCCGAATGTGGCACTTCTATGTTGGTTTTAGAAGTTTACCACAAAAAAACTGCACTATTTGAACAATATCGAAAGGTTATGGGATATGGATAA